From the genome of Geminocystis herdmanii PCC 6308, one region includes:
- a CDS encoding type II toxin-antitoxin system Phd/YefM family antitoxin gives MKSYTLTETRNQHGEVFDKAQLEPILVTKQKRPSHVIISAEIYQKLITRLEELEDLNLAKSAETALNQSSMVGSEEFTATLERIANG, from the coding sequence ATGAAAAGTTATACTTTAACCGAAACCCGTAACCAACACGGAGAAGTATTTGATAAAGCTCAACTAGAGCCAATATTGGTGACTAAGCAAAAAAGGCCTAGCCATGTCATTATCTCCGCTGAAATCTATCAAAAATTAATCACCAGATTAGAAGAATTAGAGGATTTAAACTTAGCCAAAAGTGCTGAAACAGCATTAAATCAATCTTCAATGGTTGGTAGTGAAGAATTTACCGCTACTTTAGAAAGAATCGCAAATGGCTAA
- a CDS encoding type II toxin-antitoxin system RelE family toxin codes for MAKLDGLEVVLNFLQGLQPKIAAQIAKKTLSLNVNPFPTDSKQLKGYPNYYRVDSGEYRIVYRYHLEEDLVEVLLVGKRNDDEVYKKLARLA; via the coding sequence ATGGCTAAACTCGATGGCTTAGAAGTTGTATTAAACTTTTTACAAGGGTTACAACCTAAAATCGCCGCTCAAATTGCAAAAAAAACCTTATCTCTTAATGTTAATCCTTTCCCTACAGATAGTAAACAATTAAAAGGATACCCTAACTATTATCGAGTAGATAGTGGCGAGTATCGTATTGTTTACCGTTATCACCTAGAAGAAGATTTAGTCGAAGTCTTATTAGTTGGGAAGCGTAATGATGATGAAGTGTATAAAAAATTAGCACGTTTAGCTTAA
- a CDS encoding DUF2062 domain-containing protein — protein MIQTRCSQRVKKQKKSKTINRYWHYYRLRLLRLKEHPHKLARGFAAGVFAGCFPFIGLQFVMAIIFALIIRGNKFTAILGTWISNPFTYVPLFFFNFQVGKLILSFFLSNHDLDFSWDSLIELKDAGTEITVTLLFGSAMVGLCFSSIAYYLVINILKSKNSTTN, from the coding sequence ATGATACAAACTCGATGTAGTCAAAGAGTGAAAAAACAAAAAAAATCGAAAACAATAAATAGATATTGGCATTATTATCGACTGCGATTATTAAGATTAAAAGAACATCCTCATAAATTGGCTAGGGGTTTTGCTGCGGGAGTTTTTGCCGGTTGTTTTCCTTTTATTGGTTTACAATTTGTTATGGCGATAATTTTCGCTTTAATTATTCGTGGCAATAAGTTTACCGCCATTTTAGGAACTTGGATTAGTAATCCTTTTACCTATGTTCCTTTATTTTTTTTCAATTTTCAAGTAGGTAAATTAATTCTTAGTTTTTTTCTTAGTAATCATGATTTAGATTTTAGTTGGGATTCTTTGATAGAGTTAAAGGATGCAGGAACAGAAATCACTGTTACTCTGTTGTTTGGTTCTGCCATGGTGGGTTTATGTTTTAGCTCGATCGCCTATTATTTAGTTATTAATATCTTAAAAAGTAAAAATTCTACAACAAATTGA
- the dndC gene encoding DNA phosphorothioation system sulfurtransferase DndC, whose amino-acid sequence MNNTQIPLFPPRSLEELVADIDILTAEIQELYCQDHLPWVIGYSGGKDSSCILQLIWNAIELLPVEKRQKKIYVITTDTLVENPIVAHWVKGCLKRIEITAKEQKMPFEPHLLTPEVKNSFWVCLMGKGYPAPRQGFRWCTDRMKIKPADNFIRETVRNHGEIILVLGVRKAESVTRGKNMEKHAKGRFRDRLNLNSHLPNSYIYTPIEDWRTDEVWLYLMQWKNPWGGDNQDLFTLYRGATADNECPLVVDTSTPSCGDSRFGCWVCTMVSKDKSMGAMIQNDEEKEWLQPLLDIRNELDIRDDRDKRDFRRIYGKVELFERNVEGETSIEPIPGPYVKKWREYWLTKVLEAEESIRKFAPPEFQEIQLITTEELSEIRRIWLEEKHEFDDSLPRIYQQVKKQEFIDPRIGAGNSLLGKEEWEILQDLCEDEMQLELMTKLLDIERQYFTKIRRIGIYQALEKCFETSSRSKEEAIANAHHIRDIKNAAKQGDIKTLQQKLTWGNVKFSPQKNDEKLFNQDIKDPDKEG is encoded by the coding sequence ATGAACAATACCCAAATTCCTCTTTTCCCGCCTCGCAGTTTAGAAGAATTAGTGGCTGATATTGATATTTTAACCGCCGAAATTCAAGAATTGTATTGCCAAGATCATCTTCCTTGGGTAATTGGCTATAGTGGCGGAAAAGATAGTTCTTGTATCTTACAGTTAATTTGGAATGCGATCGAGCTTTTACCCGTAGAAAAACGCCAAAAAAAAATCTATGTAATTACTACCGATACCTTAGTGGAAAATCCCATCGTTGCCCATTGGGTGAAAGGTTGCCTCAAGCGCATAGAAATCACCGCCAAAGAGCAGAAAATGCCCTTTGAACCCCACTTACTCACTCCAGAGGTTAAAAATAGCTTTTGGGTGTGTTTAATGGGGAAAGGCTATCCTGCCCCCCGTCAAGGTTTTCGTTGGTGTACCGATCGCATGAAGATTAAACCGGCGGATAATTTTATTAGAGAAACCGTGCGCAATCATGGGGAAATTATTCTTGTATTGGGGGTTAGAAAAGCCGAGAGTGTTACCCGTGGCAAAAATATGGAAAAACACGCCAAAGGCAGATTTCGTGACCGCTTAAACCTCAATTCTCACCTGCCCAACTCTTATATTTACACTCCCATTGAAGATTGGCGTACAGATGAAGTTTGGCTTTACTTAATGCAATGGAAAAACCCTTGGGGGGGAGATAATCAGGATTTATTCACCCTTTATCGGGGTGCTACTGCCGACAATGAATGTCCTTTAGTGGTGGATACTTCTACTCCTAGCTGTGGTGATTCTCGTTTCGGTTGTTGGGTGTGTACCATGGTAAGTAAAGATAAATCTATGGGGGCAATGATTCAAAATGATGAGGAAAAAGAATGGTTACAACCTTTGTTAGATATTCGTAATGAATTAGACATTAGGGACGATCGAGATAAGCGAGATTTTCGCCGAATTTACGGAAAAGTAGAGTTATTTGAGCGAAATGTGGAAGGTGAAACTTCGATCGAACCAATTCCGGGTCCTTACGTCAAAAAATGGCGAGAATATTGGCTAACTAAGGTATTAGAAGCGGAAGAAAGTATCAGAAAATTTGCACCGCCAGAATTTCAAGAGATTCAACTAATTACTACGGAAGAATTAAGCGAAATTAGACGTATTTGGTTAGAAGAAAAACACGAATTTGATGATAGCTTACCTCGCATTTATCAACAAGTAAAAAAACAAGAATTTATCGATCCTCGAATTGGTGCAGGAAATAGTCTTTTAGGGAAAGAAGAATGGGAAATTTTACAGGATTTATGTGAAGATGAAATGCAGTTAGAATTGATGACTAAACTATTAGATATTGAGCGTCAATATTTTACGAAAATTCGCCGTATTGGTATTTATCAAGCTCTCGAAAAATGCTTTGAAACTAGCTCCCGTTCTAAGGAAGAAGCCATCGCTAATGCTCATCATATCAGAGATATAAAAAATGCCGCCAAACAAGGTGATATTAAAACATTGCAACAAAAACTTACTTGGGGAAACGTTAAATTTTCTCCTCAGAAAAATGATGAAAAACTATTTAATCAGGACATAAAGGACCCGGACAAAGAGGGATAG
- a CDS encoding RNA-guided endonuclease InsQ/TnpB family protein: ERLSVANQVVVVEKLNIKGMVRNHCLAKAISDVGWGTFINYLDYKLKLHGGLLLEIDRWFPSSKTCSNCLYQMSEMSLDVREWTCPSCGAVHDRDENASKNIRAEGIRIIQTDGIAVSASGGTVRPKGGRKSVLRHEPVKDEAYTNLTV, from the coding sequence GAAAGATTGTCAGTGGCAAATCAGGTAGTAGTCGTAGAGAAATTGAATATCAAGGGTATGGTTCGCAATCACTGTTTAGCCAAAGCTATATCTGATGTGGGATGGGGAACTTTCATCAATTACTTAGACTATAAACTCAAACTTCATGGTGGGTTATTACTCGAAATTGATCGATGGTTTCCTAGTTCTAAAACCTGTTCTAATTGCTTATATCAAATGTCAGAAATGTCGTTAGATGTAAGAGAATGGACTTGTCCTAGTTGTGGTGCAGTCCACGATCGAGACGAGAATGCCAGTAAAAACATTAGGGCAGAAGGCATCAGAATTATACAGACGGATGGAATAGCCGTTTCTGCATCTGGAGGCACTGTAAGACCAAAGGGCGGACGCAAGTCCGTCTTGAGGCATGAGCCTGTGAAAGATGAAGCCTACACTAACCTAACGGTATAG
- a CDS encoding serine/threonine protein kinase, which translates to MNDSATINHNIPSPYKVIKKLGSGSFGHVYLVTNGETQQQCVIKILHPISQQPNFIKQAKRLFQQEATILKKVNHPQVPKLIDYFEEEGEFYLVEEYIQGYTLRNELKPNQPWTQEATIKLLQEGLSILKDIHHCGIIHRDVKPDNFIRRQQDQKLVLIDFGAVKEFNIEQSRLIDPTVALGTRGYMPTEQARGKPYKNSDIYALGMIAIQALTGKNPMDLEEDEEGEIIWRNGVNINPLLGDILSQMVRYHHKLRYQCADDVIKALNHYLQPKSNIVSTQLIDNSPSPSETINKTEIINNTNSAVSTSGKNEMTSPRETQNNSFGDWLKSSVGSTVTTALTIGLIATGGAYFMNSQEKARIEQEQNDFVALMDTKLSSGAYEECFTTVEEELEKESTNITSKILSQYQGQCRLEQGKQLAQFSNYTDALAVVNKIPKDNEYHNQAQVLSEEWSKMVFEKAKTLYTEEGKLDEALKEIDTIPDNSVKKASLIVVSKWQEEYKQNSYLLGQAQKDLEYNNCESAIETVSQISGSNYWLLEGKKVVDKAEKCLIDRTKNSPNNSNNQSSPLPSLPTNGHAIPLCPGPLCPD; encoded by the coding sequence ATGAATGACTCTGCTACTATAAATCATAATATTCCTTCCCCTTATAAAGTTATTAAAAAACTAGGTAGTGGTAGTTTTGGTCATGTTTACCTCGTTACGAATGGAGAAACTCAACAGCAATGCGTTATTAAAATACTGCATCCCATTTCTCAGCAACCCAACTTTATTAAACAGGCAAAAAGACTCTTTCAACAAGAAGCCACAATTCTCAAAAAAGTCAATCATCCCCAAGTGCCAAAACTGATTGATTACTTTGAAGAAGAAGGAGAATTTTATTTAGTAGAAGAATATATACAAGGTTATACTCTTAGAAATGAACTGAAACCAAATCAACCTTGGACGCAAGAAGCAACCATTAAATTATTACAAGAAGGACTATCCATTCTCAAAGATATTCACCATTGCGGAATCATTCATCGAGATGTGAAACCAGATAATTTCATTCGTCGTCAACAAGATCAAAAATTAGTGTTAATTGATTTTGGTGCGGTTAAAGAATTTAATATAGAACAAAGTCGCTTAATTGATCCTACCGTAGCTTTGGGTACTCGTGGCTATATGCCCACAGAACAAGCTAGGGGGAAACCGTATAAAAACAGTGATATATATGCTTTAGGCATGATTGCCATTCAAGCCTTAACGGGTAAAAATCCCATGGATTTAGAAGAGGATGAAGAAGGGGAAATTATTTGGCGTAATGGAGTAAATATTAATCCACTTTTAGGGGATATTCTTAGTCAAATGGTGCGGTATCATCACAAATTGCGTTATCAATGTGCAGATGATGTCATTAAGGCTCTAAATCATTATTTACAACCAAAGTCTAACATTGTTAGTACCCAATTAATTGATAATTCTCCATCACCTTCGGAAACAATAAATAAAACCGAGATTATCAATAATACTAATTCTGCTGTTTCCACTTCTGGGAAAAATGAAATGACTTCTCCTAGGGAAACACAAAATAACTCTTTTGGCGATTGGTTAAAATCTTCTGTAGGTTCAACGGTGACAACCGCCCTCACCATCGGACTCATTGCCACAGGAGGAGCTTATTTTATGAATAGTCAAGAAAAAGCTCGCATCGAACAAGAGCAAAATGATTTTGTGGCTTTAATGGATACTAAACTCAGTAGTGGTGCTTATGAGGAATGTTTTACCACAGTTGAAGAAGAATTAGAGAAAGAAAGTACTAATATTACCAGTAAAATCTTATCACAATATCAGGGGCAATGTCGTTTAGAACAAGGTAAACAATTAGCACAATTTTCTAATTATACTGATGCTTTAGCTGTAGTTAATAAAATCCCGAAGGATAATGAATATCATAATCAAGCTCAAGTTTTATCGGAAGAATGGAGTAAAATGGTGTTTGAAAAGGCAAAAACTCTATATACCGAAGAAGGAAAATTAGATGAAGCCCTAAAGGAAATTGATACTATTCCCGATAATTCTGTGAAAAAAGCATCTTTAATTGTGGTGAGTAAATGGCAGGAGGAATATAAGCAAAATAGTTATTTATTAGGTCAAGCCCAAAAAGATTTAGAATACAATAATTGTGAGTCTGCCATCGAAACTGTTAGTCAAATTTCGGGTTCAAATTATTGGTTATTAGAAGGGAAAAAAGTTGTAGATAAAGCTGAAAAATGTTTAATCGATCGAACTAAAAACTCTCCAAATAATTCTAATAATCAATCATCTCCACTGCCATCACTTCCCACTAATGGTCATGCTATCCCTCTTTGTCCGGGTCCTTTATGTCCTGATTAA
- a CDS encoding RNA-guided endonuclease InsQ/TnpB family protein: MHKAIKVRLYPTNEQAQKLSQVMGCARWWYNYALNLCNETYKATGKGLTQIALNKHLPKLKKEEDTLWLKDCYSQVLQSATLNLTKAFRNFFEGRAKYPKFKSFHGKQSCQYPQSVSIIDNCLKIPQLGLVKASIHRIFEGEIKTVTVSKTSTGKYFASILFETEQDFPEVTITGKVCGIDLGIKDFAIVNDGEK, from the coding sequence ATGCACAAAGCAATAAAAGTAAGATTATACCCCACAAATGAACAAGCCCAAAAACTGAGTCAAGTTATGGGTTGTGCTAGATGGTGGTATAACTACGCTCTAAACTTGTGTAACGAAACCTATAAAGCAACTGGCAAAGGGCTGACTCAGATAGCTTTGAATAAGCATTTGCCGAAGCTCAAAAAAGAAGAAGATACACTTTGGTTGAAGGATTGCTATTCACAAGTGTTGCAATCTGCGACTCTTAATCTCACTAAAGCGTTTAGGAACTTTTTTGAAGGTAGAGCAAAATATCCAAAATTCAAGTCCTTTCATGGAAAACAGTCTTGTCAGTACCCTCAAAGTGTCTCGATCATAGATAATTGTCTGAAAATCCCACAATTAGGATTAGTCAAAGCCTCTATTCATCGAATATTTGAGGGAGAAATTAAAACTGTTACTGTAAGTAAAACCTCTACGGGTAAATACTTTGCGTCTATTCTCTTTGAAACTGAGCAAGATTTTCCTGAAGTAACTATTACGGGGAAAGTCTGTGGTATTGACTTGGGAATAAAAGACTTCGCCATAGTAAATGATGGTGAAAAAA